Proteins encoded by one window of Candidatus Omnitrophota bacterium:
- a CDS encoding U32 family peptidase: protein MSLKLAVPHNWQPDLLDALDLGEVDEFYGKLESDILGGGRASNSCPKATRKAVKQGIDRIHKSGRTFNYLFNGTCAGNQETSRQFIREFAKQLQWLRDLQVDSVTVSLPFIFEFIKKNFPGIKLSVSANAYVDNEEKARFWEGLGADRITLDAFTLNRDFKRIAKIRKAVKCRLQVIANNGCLCECPFAACHGLAAAHASEKGHISKGFLVDFYKLMCVYTRVKEPARYLRCDWIRPEDVHLYEGLGIDSLKLVTRGLPTGILAKIVHAYSRRRYQGNLLDLVFSHPKQVNYNKFSLLYVLKYFFHPLRINIFKLKQFKAMADGLKDLVYIDNRKLDGFLLSLQDKDCHKTPCAECGWCAQKARETVRVDLSRAEAALKIVENIREEFLSGSMFSYSARPSGGEK from the coding sequence CTACGGCAAACTCGAATCGGATATTTTAGGAGGGGGCAGGGCTTCTAATTCCTGCCCCAAGGCCACCCGCAAGGCCGTGAAGCAGGGAATTGACCGGATCCATAAGAGCGGCCGTACTTTCAATTACCTGTTTAACGGCACGTGCGCCGGCAATCAGGAGACATCCCGGCAGTTCATCCGGGAATTCGCGAAACAACTGCAATGGCTGCGGGATCTGCAGGTGGATTCTGTCACGGTTTCCCTGCCTTTTATTTTTGAATTCATCAAAAAAAACTTTCCCGGTATTAAACTCAGTGTTTCCGCTAACGCTTATGTGGATAACGAGGAAAAGGCCAGATTCTGGGAAGGCCTGGGAGCGGACAGGATCACCCTGGATGCCTTTACACTTAATCGGGATTTTAAACGCATCGCGAAGATACGCAAAGCGGTCAAATGCCGTTTGCAGGTTATCGCGAATAACGGATGCCTTTGCGAATGCCCTTTCGCCGCCTGCCACGGGCTGGCAGCTGCTCACGCCTCGGAAAAAGGCCATATCTCCAAGGGGTTCCTGGTAGATTTCTACAAGCTTATGTGCGTGTATACGAGGGTGAAAGAACCGGCCCGCTATTTGAGGTGCGATTGGATCCGGCCGGAGGACGTTCATCTGTATGAAGGACTGGGGATCGATTCGCTAAAGCTGGTCACCAGGGGGTTGCCGACCGGTATCCTGGCTAAGATCGTTCACGCCTATTCCCGGCGGCGCTACCAGGGCAACTTGCTGGACCTTGTCTTTAGCCATCCCAAGCAGGTTAATTATAACAAGTTCTCTTTATTGTATGTGCTGAAATACTTTTTTCATCCCCTGCGGATCAATATCTTTAAACTCAAGCAATTCAAGGCGATGGCCGATGGATTGAAAGATCTTGTTTATATCGATAACCGCAAGCTTGACGGTTTCCTGCTTTCTTTGCAGGACAAGGATTGCCATAAAACCCCATGCGCGGAATGCGGCTGGTGCGCTCAGAAAGCGCGGGAAACGGTCAGAGTTGATTTGAGCCGCGCTGAGGCCGCGTTAAAGATTGTCGAGAATATCCGGGAGGAATTCCTGTCGGGGAGTATGTTTTCTTACTCGGCGCGGCCGTCCGGCGGCGAAAAATAA
- a CDS encoding U32 family peptidase, with translation MEYSVPVYWNGDYIRSLLAVDRQHRIKEAYGIPAGREGCLSILPLSRQGIRFNCLLDALCMDNLEFASRGQRKITALLDSFVEAGAGAVTVANPYLAMLIKKRYPGLSIVVSAAANINTPARANFWESLGVDAITLPGPVWNHDLAALNTVRKSVKCGIRLAANNGCIRNCPMFLGHRVFDSHAQESARPAKAFDYYRVICLTRRLERPELYIRSDWIRPEDTRVYEDYGINCLQLTGDGLPERMLKIIAAYLAGSYNGNLMDLLQNCPQNAAPGCLSAPAQVYIENNKLNSFLRDMPGDCEARSCESCSYCKKAAEQSVTIPGRYRDETLRIAGRSSMSCLLKEYPDQCA, from the coding sequence ATGGAATACAGCGTGCCTGTTTATTGGAACGGAGATTATATCCGGTCGTTACTCGCGGTTGATCGGCAACACAGGATAAAAGAGGCGTATGGCATCCCGGCCGGGCGCGAAGGCTGCCTGTCGATCCTGCCTTTATCGCGGCAGGGGATCAGGTTCAACTGTCTCCTTGACGCGTTGTGCATGGATAACCTTGAGTTTGCCAGCCGGGGACAAAGGAAAATAACCGCGCTTTTGGATTCATTCGTCGAGGCCGGGGCGGGCGCGGTCACTGTGGCCAATCCTTATCTGGCGATGTTGATCAAAAAAAGGTATCCCGGGTTATCTATCGTCGTTTCCGCGGCCGCGAATATCAATACTCCGGCCAGGGCCAATTTCTGGGAATCATTAGGCGTTGACGCGATCACCCTCCCCGGACCGGTCTGGAATCATGATCTCGCGGCGCTCAATACCGTCAGGAAATCGGTCAAATGCGGGATCCGGCTTGCCGCCAATAACGGTTGTATCCGTAATTGCCCGATGTTTTTGGGGCACCGGGTATTTGATTCCCACGCGCAGGAAAGCGCCCGCCCGGCAAAGGCGTTTGATTATTACCGGGTCATCTGTTTAACCCGGCGTTTAGAGAGACCCGAGCTGTATATTCGTTCGGATTGGATCAGGCCGGAAGATACCAGGGTGTACGAAGATTACGGGATCAATTGCCTGCAGTTGACTGGAGATGGCCTGCCCGAGCGGATGCTGAAGATCATCGCCGCATACCTGGCCGGTTCATATAATGGTAATTTAATGGATCTTCTGCAAAATTGCCCGCAAAACGCGGCGCCCGGCTGCTTATCCGCTCCGGCGCAGGTGTATATTGAGAATAATAAATTAAACTCCTTTTTGCGCGATATGCCCGGAGATTGCGAAGCGCGTTCCTGCGAGTCCTGCTCTTATTGCAAAAAAGCCGCCGAACAGTCAGTAACTATTCCCGGGCGATACCGAGATGAAACCTTGAGAATCGCGGGGAGATCATCAATGAGTTGTCTATTAAAGGAATATCCTGATCAATGCGCATAA
- a CDS encoding B12-binding domain-containing radical SAM protein — translation MKVFFVNPLAGTGRGHAHFLRDWCGGESPTSVIYPPLEIASTAALLRQNGIQVSLLDANALHLDNSVVLRLIQAEQPDFLGFPSAWGSIKYDLDLARMVKNALPQVRIVIWGPNVSVMPDIALDPGNVDYVILGEPEFTFLNLLKGDLSENLAYSKDGKLALCKRSLRMDLDALPFAARELLPNARYRSVLVKNNPFTLMMTSRGCPYHCEFCQAQIWFQDKLRFRSTSNIIEEIRRIVEIHHIPQIIFRDLTLTVNRKHIMSICGQIIKHNLRFSWRCFSCVDTVDKELLDMMHKAGCNQISYGIESGSQAVLDQSGKGITLEQSREAVRLTKNAGIEACCNFMLGMRGDTKQTIQQTIDFALELDPDLAQFQVAVPVYATEFYDACFGAKRLLSAQALRWYNTELVNPGFTCGFLNGRLRAAYTRFYFRLPVIARHVRRSVCNGNAREAFSTLVGLLKGLLTPHKR, via the coding sequence ATGAAGGTCTTTTTCGTAAATCCGCTTGCCGGCACAGGCCGCGGGCATGCCCATTTCCTGCGTGACTGGTGCGGCGGCGAATCCCCGACATCGGTAATTTATCCTCCTTTGGAAATCGCTTCTACCGCGGCGTTATTGCGTCAAAACGGGATACAGGTCTCGCTGCTTGACGCCAACGCGCTGCATCTGGATAACTCCGTTGTTTTACGCCTGATCCAGGCGGAGCAGCCGGATTTTTTGGGGTTTCCGTCCGCCTGGGGAAGCATAAAATACGATCTCGATCTTGCGCGGATGGTTAAAAACGCCCTGCCGCAGGTGCGGATCGTCATCTGGGGGCCTAACGTCAGCGTTATGCCCGATATCGCCCTGGATCCGGGAAATGTGGATTACGTTATACTGGGCGAACCGGAATTCACGTTCCTGAATCTGCTCAAAGGCGATCTTTCTGAAAATCTGGCGTATTCAAAAGACGGTAAGCTTGCGCTATGCAAACGAAGCCTGCGCATGGATCTTGACGCGCTCCCTTTCGCGGCCAGGGAGTTGCTGCCGAATGCCCGGTACCGTTCTGTTTTAGTAAAGAATAATCCGTTCACCCTGATGATGACATCCCGGGGATGTCCGTATCATTGTGAGTTCTGCCAGGCGCAGATATGGTTTCAGGATAAACTTCGTTTCCGCTCAACTTCCAATATTATCGAGGAAATAAGGCGGATCGTGGAAATTCACCATATCCCGCAGATAATTTTCCGCGACCTTACGCTTACCGTGAACAGAAAACATATAATGTCCATTTGCGGACAGATCATAAAGCATAACCTGCGTTTTTCCTGGAGGTGTTTCTCGTGCGTTGATACGGTCGACAAAGAACTTCTGGATATGATGCATAAGGCCGGTTGTAACCAGATATCGTACGGAATAGAAAGCGGGTCGCAGGCGGTTCTGGACCAAAGCGGCAAAGGCATTACCCTGGAACAATCCCGGGAAGCGGTCCGCTTAACCAAGAATGCCGGGATCGAGGCATGTTGCAATTTTATGCTCGGTATGCGCGGCGATACAAAGCAGACTATCCAACAGACGATTGATTTTGCTCTTGAGCTTGATCCGGATCTCGCGCAGTTCCAGGTTGCGGTGCCTGTGTATGCGACCGAATTCTATGATGCCTGTTTCGGGGCAAAAAGACTGTTGTCAGCGCAGGCCCTGAGATGGTACAATACGGAATTAGTTAATCCTGGCTTTACCTGCGGATTCCTCAATGGCCGATTACGCGCCGCTTATACACGATTTTATTTCAGGCTGCCGGTTATTGCCCGGCATGTTCGACGCAGCGTATGTAACGGAAATGCCCGGGAGGCTTTCAGTACGCTGGTTGGTTTATTAAAAGGTCTTTTAACCCCGCATAAACGATAA